In one candidate division Zixibacteria bacterium HGW-Zixibacteria-1 genomic region, the following are encoded:
- the lipA gene encoding lipoyl synthase translates to METNSKESNGKPPWLKVRACGNHKYLEVQSLLKEHNLHTVCQEANCPNRGECFSSGTATFLIMGPNCTRNCSFCNVTPGQAAPIEDEEPARVARTVEILGISHAVITSVTRDDLPDGGAGQFAKVIRAIRELKRDISIEVLTPDFKGIFDQVGIVLDAGPDIFNHNVETVPRLYRTVRPGAVYRRSLEVLRYAADDARAAVKSGLMVGLGETEAELLEVFADLHTAGVAFLTIGQYLSPSKKHHPVIRYYHPSEFEALASKARETGIKSVFSGPLVRSSYHAGEQYRQQ, encoded by the coding sequence ATGGAAACGAATTCAAAAGAATCAAACGGCAAGCCCCCCTGGCTCAAAGTCAGGGCCTGCGGTAACCATAAATATCTCGAAGTACAATCGCTTCTGAAAGAGCATAATCTTCATACTGTCTGTCAGGAGGCCAATTGTCCCAATCGCGGCGAATGTTTTTCTTCGGGGACCGCCACATTTTTGATAATGGGGCCAAACTGCACGCGTAACTGCTCCTTTTGTAATGTCACTCCGGGGCAGGCGGCGCCGATCGAGGACGAAGAACCGGCGCGCGTAGCCCGAACCGTGGAGATTCTGGGTATCAGTCATGCCGTTATTACTTCAGTCACCAGGGATGATCTCCCCGATGGGGGCGCCGGTCAATTTGCGAAAGTTATCAGGGCCATACGCGAGTTGAAACGAGATATCTCCATTGAAGTCCTTACGCCTGATTTCAAGGGAATTTTCGATCAGGTCGGCATTGTCCTTGATGCCGGCCCGGACATTTTCAATCATAATGTCGAAACCGTTCCCCGGCTCTACCGGACTGTCCGCCCGGGAGCCGTTTATAGAAGGTCGCTCGAAGTTTTAAGATATGCCGCTGATGATGCTCGGGCGGCGGTCAAATCGGGTCTTATGGTCGGCTTGGGTGAAACGGAGGCGGAACTTCTAGAGGTGTTTGCCGACCTTCATACAGCCGGAGTCGCCTTTCTTACGATCGGTCAATATCTGTCTCCGTCAAAAAAACATCACCCCGTTATAAGGTACTATCATCCGTCCGAATTTGAAGCCCTGGCCTCAAAGGCCCGCGAAACAGGCATAAAATCGGTTTTTTCGGGGCCGCTGGTGCGTTCTTCCTACCATGCCGGCGAGCAATATCGTCAACAGTAG